CGGGAACCTGATCATGCGTAACATGTCATTTGCGCTCACGACGCCTCAGTTCTATCAGCGTCTGAAGACCGTCACGCGACGGTTGGGCTGGATGGATCTGGAACCAGGCAACCGCCTGTGTGGCGTCGAGAAGTCCCAAGGTCTGCGGCCAGGCCAGCCCATCGTTCGGCTTGCGATCATTCACATCAAGTCGGTGACTCGTGTTCGCCTGAATTCGATCACTCAAGATGATGTGATTCGCGAGGGATTTCCCAACATGGCTCCGCGCGAATTCGTGCGGATGTTCGTTGACAGTCATGAGACCGCGACCAATCGCAGCACTGTCACACGAATCGAATTTGATTACGTCCCTGGCGGTCGGTTTACCGTGCCAGGCTTTTGCCGTCTCTGCGGTTTCACCGACCGCAATTTGCCGAATGCCGAATATCGCGGCCCGCTGTGGGTAGACCGTGCGGGTTTTCTTACGAGCAAGCCGACCTCGCTCTGTTCGGCCTGCCACTACTACCAACGATTTGGCCAAGCCAAGTAAAGAACTGTTGAACTGGAACGGACTCCATGACACGTACTACAGCGAACACGAGATCGAAACATCAGCTCCCGTTCGGGGCAGACTACCCGTCACGAGGGAAGCTTGAGCTGTTCCATGTAATCAAACTCCTCTCGCATCCTTACGTCGCTCAGACGCTTGGCCCCAGCGGCTGCAATCTGATTCGCGTCATCGCCACGATCGAAGACGAACAGGGCGGCACGACGGCGGTTCTCGCCATCGACAACCAGATTCTGCCACGCCTGGGCATGTCGGGAAAGACACTCGTCGAGGCGCGTCGCAGATGCATCGAATCCGGATGGTTGCACTACGAGCCAAGCGAGGGAAAAGGGATTCCCTCGCGAATGTGGGTAACCGTGCCGAGTTGGGTCGACATCAAATTGCGGCATACGATCCACTGGAGTTTCTCCAGTGGATGCTCCAGTGAATCCTCCAGCGGGACATCCAGTGAATCCTCCAGCGGATGCTCCAGCCAATACTCCCGTTCTTATATTCCTAATCCTCCTCCTATTCCGAATACCCCCTCCCCCACCCAACGTGACGAACGTGTGAGTGAGGGGGTGAATGAGGAAATGGAATTTGCCAAGGAACTGAAAGACCTTGGAATCGCGAAGTCGGTCGAGACAGCCAGGGCTGGCCTGAGCACATGCACGCTCCAGCAGCTTCGGATGCACCTAGACCACTTCCGCTCGAAACCCGGTGCGTGGGGGCCTGTGATCGTCTATTGGCGACTCAACAGCCCCAGTTTGCCCCTGCTAGCGCCCGACGAGGGATGGCCGGAGCCGTTACCGGGTTTCATTGCCGCTCAACGCCAGAAGGCGGAAGCGGATCGTCAGCGCGCGCATGAACTTAAGCAGGCGAAGCAAGATGCTCTCGCCGAGCAGAAAAGCCAGTTGCTCTTCGAATGGGAAAGAGACTACGGGCCGAAATTGGATGCGATGCCAATCGAGGACGTACTCAAGCTCTGCCCCAACGATTTCATCCGCAGCTACTGTCGAAAGAAAGGCCGCAAGGAACCGATCGTCCGTCACGAACTTTTGAGAATTCTGGCCAGCCAGGCCGGTTGAAAGGAGATCATCATCTGTGAATTCAAACCAGGCGACGTCGTTCCAGTGCGACGTTTGCCGAGGGCCTTCGTCATTCCAGGTCATCAGATCGAGACCTACGCGAAGATTCTGCCGGGATCGAGCTCGGTCGCCCTGGTCGACATCATCCGGGCGCTGTGCATTTCCCATGAGGAGCTGCGACGACGTGAGGCCGCATGGTTCACTGCGTTTCAGCAGACGATGGCGGCCGTTCAAACCAGTTCCAGCGACGCGACCTCGGGCGCACTGCTTCTGGAAGTGATGGACAAACTTATTCTCGCCGAGATCGAATGTGGCGAACGAAAGGAACGACTCTGATGCATCAATGCGAAAAGTGTGGCTCGGTTGTTGGTGATCCGAAATCGCCTGTCGAATTTCATCCGTATCAAACAAGTCTCAGTGAAATGAAGCTGGCAGACGCCATCCTGAACACATTGTTCTTCTGGACCACAACCGAAAAGAAAATGCGATTTCAAGGGGCACTCGTGCGATGTCTTCGACAAGTGAATCACAACGTCAAGCGGGCGGAGGGGGTCTCCAAATGACGCCCCCGAAGTCGCTACGGATTACCTCAACGCACTTTACCTACCAATTCGGAGATACTCGGTTTCCTTTTGACCGGCTTGACGGGCGCAGGCCGGGGAACAACCGACACCTGAATTTCGTAGTCCAACGCCTCTGCGATGCGGTACAACGTGTTGATGGTGACATTCGATTCGTCATCACTGTTTTCCAACCGAGACAGAGACGCTTTCTGAATGCCCGTTCGCAACGCCATTTCGTCGAGCGTGAGCCCCTGTGATTTTCGCACAGCCTTCAGTAGCACCATGACTCCGCGCAAATGTGCTGACAGGGCTTGTGATGCGGCCTTGACGCGACGGCCTTCAGCCAGGATCTCGGGCTTTTCTTTTTCCGCGATCTCTCGCATCTGTTCTGCGATCTCTCGCTGTTCCGCCGTCAGTACGAACTTCCTTGGTTTTCCAGTCGCCTTGGTCATAATCGTTCCTCCAGGAAAATAGGTCACTCGATTTCGAACGCCGTGACGGGGACGCAGTACTCATCTTCAAAATCGAAGACACAGCAGAGCGTCCGTCCCGATTCCGTTTCACCAATCACCATGGGCCGACCCGAACTGCGGCTGATGAGGACGCGGTCTGAATTCTGCACGACGAATTCGAACTCGCCCGTGGTCACGCCGTGTTGAGCGATGTGCTCTTCATTTTCGTCATTCCACAGAAAGTGTTCGAAGTCCGGCATGCTGTTGTCTCCCGTGTTGCCATTGTTGTCATATATTACAACTCGTTGTCATTTATGTCAACAACCGTTCGAGAGGCTATCCGATTCGGGCCGTGACGGTGACGCGGCCGTTGACCGTGGTTGTGTGTGTCTTGCCTGATTTGGTGAATCGCAGGACGCACGTGCCGTCGACGCCTGTCGGCAACGATGAGGACTGAGCGGCGGTCATGTCGAAGTAGATCGGCAGTGACCAGTCGGTGATCGCGGTGGCGGTGACCACCACGACTTTGCCAGCGACGTCGATTGCCAGTTCTGGCGTCCAGCCGACCAGGCTCGCATTGGGGCACGGGATGGGAATGCCCGTACCCGTGGCGGCCTCGTAGGTGTCGCCCTGGACGAGTGGCACACTCAAACTTCCGGAATCGTCCACCAGGCGAACCGATGTCACGTCGACACCAGTCAGGGCGTTTCGCAAGGCGATCACGCCGCCGGTGGAAATTCCGGTCAGGGTGCCTTCGCCAGCGCTCGTGGAGTCAATTGCGTCAATGATTGCGGCCTGAGCGTCTGCGACATCGGTCGGCGTGGCTGGTGTGACGTAGGACGCCATGAACGACAGCCACGCCACCAGGACGGAACCGGCCTGGGTTGATCCGGTGATGACCGTCGACCAAACCGCTGTGGCAATCGCACTGGCCGCTGGGATCGACAAGCTACCGATCGCCGAAAGCACGGAGTTGATACCGTTCGTGGTCGCGAGCCCTGTCTGAAGCTTCGTCACGGCGTCCGCCTTCAGCGATGCAGCATTAATCGCATCGGTGGCNNNNNNNNNNNNNNNNNNNNNNNNNNNNNNNNNNNNNNNNNNNNNNNNNNNNNNNNNNNNNNNNNNNNNNNNNNNNNNNNNNNNNNNNNNNNNNNNNNNNNNNNNNNNNNNNNNNNNNNGGTAGGCGCTATAGATCGTCCACGCTCCATTGGTCGCTGGCACCGTCGTTGCCGTCGAGATGAAATTCGAGGCTCCAAGCAACAATCGCCCCTCAACATTGAATTGCTGAGCAGACATGACGCCCGTCGCCATTGATGCGGTGTAGGTATCGAGGTAACCCGCGTTCGTCGTCGTGACGTTGTTGCCGTTCGCTTGACGAACGTCAGACCTGACGATGCCACCCGAAAAGTTGAGTTGCCCCGTACCCGTACCTGACGACAGCAGCACGCNNNNNNNNNNNNNNNNNNNNNNNNNNNNNNNNNNNNNNNNNNNNNNNNNNNNNNNNNNNNNNNNNNNNNNNNNNNNNNNNNNNNNNNNNNNNNNNNNNNNNNNNNNNNNNNNNNNNNNNNNNNNNNNNNNNNNNNNNNNNNNNNNNNNNNNNNNNNNNNNNNTCCGTTGCCGCGTTCTTTGAACCCTCCGGGTGTCCACGCCGACGTCTCCAATGACACATCAACTAAGGTGATCGCAACTTTCGCGTTTGACCCGCCTATCGAGTAAGACGTGGTCGGCATCGTTGCAGCGACGAGGCCCGTCACGGGGATGCCGGAATCGTCATAGACCTCGATATCGATCGAGGGGGTGGTGTCAGTCGATTGGNNNNNNNNNNNNNNNNNNNNNNNNNNNNNNNNNNNNNNNNNNNNNNNNNNNNNNNNNNNNNNNNNNNNNNNNNNNNNNNNNNNNNN
The window above is part of the Schlesneria paludicola DSM 18645 genome. Proteins encoded here:
- a CDS encoding ASCH domain-containing protein — translated: MRNMSFALTTPQFYQRLKTVTRRLGWMDLEPGNRLCGVEKSQGLRPGQPIVRLAIIHIKSVTRVRLNSITQDDVIREGFPNMAPREFVRMFVDSHETATNRSTVTRIEFDYVPGGRFTVPGFCRLCGFTDRNLPNAEYRGPLWVDRAGFLTSKPTSLCSACHYYQRFGQAK
- a CDS encoding helix-turn-helix domain-containing protein — encoded protein: MTKATGKPRKFVLTAEQREIAEQMREIAEKEKPEILAEGRRVKAASQALSAHLRGVMVLLKAVRKSQGLTLDEMALRTGIQKASLSRLENSDDESNVTINTLYRIAEALDYEIQVSVVPRPAPVKPVKRKPSISELVGKVR